In Drosophila subpulchrella strain 33 F10 #4 breed RU33 unplaced genomic scaffold, RU_Dsub_v1.1 Primary Assembly Seq72, whole genome shotgun sequence, a single window of DNA contains:
- the LOC119562613 gene encoding uncharacterized protein LOC119562613: MRNISALMVLASIFALNGAYQVSNGINRTDDAYSKIVPRFLWNMKRGDNQESHRNTQPIIIVQQPSWKADRDSDRHHFHQSPYNTPYYHHYPQPPSRPPPQFPGMEYLNSAGSGPTYLIINPNNMQGIYLPASNSNSSNSTSSRRSAFVPSIADLLQGLNLEDLSDGIVFQDDTEVVNAAKDETTAVPSSEVPIPPADDDHQENIISENEVEALERQTLQGPGKKHMVSILMQDKRRKRFQEFLAGIYLRNYNLNIK; this comes from the exons ATGAGAAATATTAGCGCCTTGATGGTTTTAGCATCAATTTTTGCCTTGAATGGTGCCTATCAGGTTTCAAACGGCATTAACCGAACGGACGATG CATATTCTAAGATCGTTCCCCGATTTCTGTGGAACATGAAGCGCGGAGACAACCAGGAGAGCCACCGAAACACACAGCCTATCATAATTGTGCAGCAGCCCAGCTGGAAAGCGGATCGCGACTCGGACAGACACCACTTCCACCAAAGCCCGTACAACACCCCCTACTATCATCACTACCCGCAACCGCCCAGCCGTCCGCCACCACAGTTCCCCGGAATGGAATACCTGAACAGTGCCGGAAGCGGACCAACCTACCTGATCATCAATCCTAACAACATGCAGGGAATTTACCTGCCCGCAAGCAATTCCAACAGCTCAAACTCTACCAGCTCGCGTCGTAGCGCCTTCGTGCCCTCGATCGCTGATTTGCTGCAAGGCCTCAACCTGGAAGATCTATCGGACGGAATCGTATTTCAGGATGATACCGAAGTGGTTAATGCTGCAAAAGATGAGACTACGGCGGTCCCCAGCTCTGAGGTACCGATCCCCCCGGCTGATGACGATCACCAGGAGAATATAATCAGCGAGAACGAGGTCGAGGCCCTCGAGCGCCAAACACTCCAGGGCCCAGGTAAAAAGCACATGGTCTCGATCCTGATGCAGGACAAACGCCGTAAGCGCTTCCAGGAGTTTTTGGCTGGCATCTATTTGAGGAACTACAACCTGAACATAAAGTAG